One Jeotgalicoccus saudimassiliensis DNA window includes the following coding sequences:
- a CDS encoding dicarboxylate/amino acid:cation symporter, with amino-acid sequence MKLLAKLIAGIIAGIAVGGIYYLVGDGGAMGTVMEFIVRVFVTMQSVLGAFIFFTIPFIILFFIASGISKIGTGSGKVVGATLGVAYLSTLGAGLLAFAVASFVMPRITGDSEVPAEGAEIAPYLEFDIPPVMDILPALVLAFAVGIVMNILKLDLMIKFFDQGKDITEFIIEKVIIRILPFYIAGVFAGMAATGTVFDTLLVFGVVLLVAILLHWVWLTLQYTIAGSLLKQNPFKMLKTMLPAYFTALGTMSSAATIPVTLSRAKKNGIRERIADFVIPLGATIHLSGSTITIVSCSIAVMTILPEYDMPGLWEMTGVILLLGVVMIAAPGVPGGAIMAASGVLMANLGFNEAAVAFMIALYVAQDSFGTATNVTGDGAVAAIIDAYEQKLNKKS; translated from the coding sequence GTGAAATTATTAGCAAAATTAATTGCGGGTATCATTGCCGGTATCGCAGTCGGGGGCATTTATTACCTCGTTGGTGACGGCGGCGCAATGGGCACTGTTATGGAGTTCATTGTCAGAGTATTCGTAACGATGCAATCGGTTTTAGGGGCATTTATCTTCTTCACGATTCCATTCATCATTCTATTTTTCATTGCATCGGGTATTTCAAAAATCGGTACGGGATCAGGTAAAGTTGTCGGGGCAACTTTAGGTGTGGCTTACCTGTCAACGCTTGGTGCCGGACTTCTGGCGTTTGCAGTGGCAAGTTTCGTAATGCCGCGTATTACAGGGGACAGTGAAGTTCCTGCTGAGGGTGCTGAAATTGCACCGTATCTGGAGTTTGACATTCCGCCTGTAATGGATATTTTACCGGCGCTTGTACTGGCATTTGCAGTCGGTATCGTGATGAACATTCTTAAGCTGGACTTAATGATTAAGTTCTTTGATCAGGGGAAAGACATTACGGAATTCATTATTGAAAAAGTAATCATCCGTATTTTACCGTTCTACATTGCAGGTGTATTCGCAGGTATGGCGGCAACAGGTACTGTATTCGATACACTGCTTGTCTTCGGTGTAGTACTGCTTGTAGCAATACTGCTGCACTGGGTATGGCTGACGCTGCAGTACACAATCGCAGGTTCACTGTTAAAACAAAATCCGTTCAAAATGCTTAAAACAATGCTTCCGGCATACTTTACAGCACTTGGAACAATGTCGAGTGCGGCAACAATTCCGGTAACATTGTCACGTGCGAAGAAAAACGGCATCCGCGAACGTATCGCAGACTTCGTTATTCCGTTAGGCGCAACGATTCACCTGTCGGGAAGTACGATTACAATTGTCAGCTGTTCAATCGCGGTAATGACTATCCTGCCTGAATATGACATGCCTGGTCTTTGGGAAATGACCGGTGTAATTCTGCTTCTTGGAGTAGTAATGATTGCAGCACCGGGTGTACCGGGCGGTGCGATTATGGCAGCGAGCGGTGTGCTGATGGCGAACCTCGGGTTCAATGAAGCGGCAGTTGCATTTATGATTGCACTTTACGTGGCTCAGGACAGTTTCGGTACTGCAACGAACGTTACCGGAGACGGTGCGGTAGCAGCTATTATCGATGCTTATGAACAAAAATTGAACAAAAAATCATAA
- a CDS encoding MFS transporter, producing MKSKIILYLVIVICFLDLFIQLPIITPFALELGASEFMAGIVVAMYSLFNMAGNMAGGYMSDKFGRRNTLLAGMIMQVFFVLIYTTTPSIAILLAVRAVHGFSSGLLTPAAFSLIADISRRSAIGKSMALTGVAIGTAAILGPAAGGIISSAVSYEMVYYILSGVYVFGTVLTFFAIKESSTDDSRTHHAATPFKDLLLRPALNVAYISSFTLMIAQGTLAFGLPIKTGLLGLESSMTGIMLSVFGITAIVVFASPVNKVFSLYKSESLVAAGILILSVSMMILHFAPSPAFIFIVMVLYGFGFGFVFPSMNKIIAEHSAMNERGKANGIFYSYFSLGSVAGSVIAGYFAAVFSLPFLGIGIITLVMLMILMFVRWRLDMNRP from the coding sequence GTGAAGTCAAAAATTATTTTATATCTGGTTATAGTCATCTGTTTTCTGGACTTATTTATACAGCTGCCGATCATTACGCCGTTTGCACTTGAGCTCGGCGCCTCTGAATTTATGGCAGGCATCGTTGTTGCGATGTACTCACTGTTTAACATGGCCGGTAACATGGCCGGCGGTTATATGTCCGATAAATTCGGACGGAGAAACACGCTGCTCGCCGGTATGATTATGCAGGTATTCTTCGTACTGATTTATACGACGACACCGTCGATTGCCATTTTACTTGCAGTGAGAGCGGTGCACGGTTTTTCAAGCGGACTGTTAACACCGGCGGCATTCAGTTTAATCGCCGACATTTCACGTAGGTCTGCTATCGGTAAATCGATGGCACTGACAGGAGTTGCCATCGGTACGGCAGCAATACTCGGACCGGCAGCAGGCGGTATTATTTCAAGCGCCGTCAGCTATGAAATGGTGTACTACATTCTGTCCGGGGTATATGTATTCGGAACGGTATTAACGTTCTTTGCGATTAAGGAAAGTTCGACAGACGACAGCAGAACTCATCATGCGGCAACGCCGTTTAAAGACCTGCTGCTTCGTCCGGCGCTGAACGTCGCATACATTTCATCATTTACGCTGATGATTGCACAGGGCACACTGGCATTCGGTCTGCCGATAAAAACCGGTCTGCTCGGACTGGAATCATCGATGACCGGAATAATGCTGAGCGTCTTCGGTATTACTGCAATCGTGGTCTTTGCATCACCGGTCAACAAAGTCTTCTCGCTGTATAAAAGTGAAAGTCTTGTTGCCGCCGGTATTTTAATATTAAGCGTAAGCATGATGATTCTGCACTTCGCACCGTCACCGGCCTTTATCTTTATCGTAATGGTGCTGTACGGTTTCGGCTTCGGGTTCGTCTTCCCGTCGATGAATAAAATTATTGCAGAACATTCCGCAATGAACGAGCGGGGCAAGGCGAATGGAATCTTCTATTCGTATTTCTCTCTCGGTTCCGTTGCGGGATCGGTTATTGCAGGCTACTTTGCAGCGGTGTTCAGCCTGCCGTTTCTCGGTATAGGTATCATCACGCTCGTCATGCTGATGATTTTAATGTTTGTCCGCTGGAGACTGGACATGAACCGTCCATAG